A single region of the Candidatus Binatia bacterium genome encodes:
- a CDS encoding nucleotide sugar dehydrogenase, translated as MTNLIAKFDQHRAVVGVIGLGYVGLPLVATFAETGFGTIGFDNDNAKVDALHAGESYIRHLPASRLTPLLRHHPPAAGEGGFFPTTDYALLAQCDAVLICVPTPLTDNREPDLSYVVGTAEAIAPHLRRGQLIVLESTTYPGTTDEVVQPILERGGLRVGQDFHLAFSPEREDPNNAHFSTRTIPKVVGGITPECGRVAAALYGAVIARVVPVSHARVAESSKLLENIYRSVNIALVNELKVLFDRMGINVWEVIEAAATKPFGFTPFYPGPGLGGHCIPIDPFYLTWKARQYELATRFIELAGEVNQAMPDYVVTRLMDALNERGRSLKGSRVLILGVAYKRDIDDDRESPAYKLMELLQRKHAEVVYHDPYVPKLRRGRRYDFGLASVPLTPEELHRADAVVIVTDHSTVDYEAVVRHGRLVVDTRNATRHIATDRDRIVSA; from the coding sequence ATGACCAACCTCATCGCGAAATTCGACCAGCACCGCGCCGTCGTCGGCGTCATCGGTCTCGGCTACGTCGGCCTGCCGCTGGTAGCAACGTTCGCCGAAACCGGTTTCGGTACTATCGGCTTCGACAACGACAACGCCAAGGTGGACGCCCTCCACGCCGGCGAATCCTACATCCGCCACCTGCCGGCGAGTCGGCTGACACCGCTGCTGCGGCACCACCCGCCGGCAGCCGGCGAGGGCGGCTTCTTCCCGACCACTGACTACGCCCTGCTGGCACAGTGCGACGCCGTGCTGATCTGTGTTCCGACGCCACTGACGGATAATCGCGAACCCGACCTCTCCTACGTGGTCGGCACCGCGGAGGCGATCGCCCCGCACCTGCGGCGCGGCCAGCTCATCGTGCTGGAGAGCACCACGTACCCCGGCACGACCGACGAGGTTGTGCAGCCGATCCTCGAACGCGGTGGCTTGCGCGTCGGGCAGGACTTCCATCTCGCCTTCTCGCCGGAACGGGAAGATCCGAACAACGCGCACTTCTCGACCAGGACCATCCCAAAGGTAGTGGGCGGCATCACCCCGGAGTGCGGCCGCGTGGCCGCGGCGCTGTACGGCGCCGTGATCGCCCGGGTGGTCCCCGTGTCGCACGCGCGCGTCGCCGAATCGAGCAAGCTGCTGGAAAACATCTACCGCAGCGTCAACATCGCTCTCGTGAACGAGCTGAAAGTGTTGTTCGACCGCATGGGGATCAACGTCTGGGAGGTGATCGAGGCGGCGGCGACCAAGCCGTTCGGCTTCACGCCGTTCTACCCGGGCCCGGGCCTCGGCGGACACTGCATCCCGATCGATCCGTTCTACCTGACCTGGAAGGCCCGGCAGTACGAGCTGGCGACGCGGTTCATCGAGCTGGCCGGCGAGGTGAATCAGGCGATGCCGGACTACGTCGTCACCAGGCTCATGGACGCCCTCAACGAGCGCGGCCGCAGCCTCAAGGGCTCGCGCGTCCTGATCCTCGGCGTCGCTTACAAGCGCGACATTGACGACGACCGCGAGTCGCCAGCGTACAAGCTGATGGAGCTCCTGCAGCGCAAGCACGCCGAGGTGGTCTATCACGACCCGTACGTTCCGAAACTGCGCCGCGGGCGCCGGTACGACTTCGGTCTCGCCTCCGTGCCCCTGACGCCGGAGGAGCTGCACCGCGCCGACGCCGTCGTCATCGTCACCGACCATTCGACGGTCGACTACGAGGCGGTCGTACGTCACGGCCGACTGGTCGTCGACACCCGCAACGCGACGCGCCACATCGCGACCGACCGTGACCGAATCGTCTCCGCCTGA
- a CDS encoding lipopolysaccharide biosynthesis protein, which yields MNTAGSGRGVIASSAIYYAAHAIGMLAGLLSMPVTTRLLSREEFGVLSLVLVTVTLIGAFGRLGFPQATTRFYATWRTRGRGALVEFCNAMLTGAVAGGVGAALVALALLSWLAGGNHAVIAPMRLALLVVVIRVAGAVIFEIYRASEDVWTFAVVQVLLRWAPVLLSIALLIAYQRSAYAVVLGLVVAEGVVTGASAVGLVRRGAITGLRWSRPATRAATAYGLPLTIVGAGSFLLQYGDRYLIGRFLGLDAVAIYTVPYDLATNLATMLFLPLQLATLPIAFRLWAEEGAESTARFTSQLLTYALAMAVPLGTLFLLLNRELILVFASEKYGTSASLTPYLLPGVLMDQLTFVAAFGLRVLRSTVAAAGITLAGAALNVALNLVLLPLLGLTGAAVATTLAYGAILVASYAYARQALVLHVHYRLILKSMLATAVMAVLVTLAARLCSSVFIDLLIRGTLGVAVVVLAMLALDRDLRTQALDRLRPLILGRQRDRASAEV from the coding sequence ATGAACACTGCCGGCAGCGGCCGAGGCGTTATTGCCTCCTCTGCGATCTACTATGCCGCGCACGCGATCGGAATGCTCGCCGGGTTACTATCCATGCCGGTCACGACCCGTCTGCTGAGCCGCGAGGAGTTCGGGGTTCTGAGTCTGGTACTGGTCACCGTCACGCTGATCGGGGCATTCGGCCGACTCGGTTTTCCGCAAGCAACGACGCGTTTCTATGCCACCTGGCGGACGCGGGGACGCGGCGCCCTGGTGGAGTTCTGTAACGCGATGCTGACCGGTGCGGTCGCGGGCGGCGTTGGGGCGGCACTGGTGGCCCTTGCCCTTCTCAGCTGGCTTGCGGGCGGCAACCATGCGGTCATCGCGCCCATGCGACTGGCACTGCTCGTGGTCGTTATTCGCGTGGCCGGCGCAGTCATCTTCGAGATCTATCGTGCCAGCGAAGACGTTTGGACGTTTGCCGTCGTCCAGGTGCTGTTGCGCTGGGCTCCGGTGCTCCTCTCCATAGCCTTGCTCATCGCCTATCAACGGAGTGCCTACGCCGTCGTCCTCGGGCTCGTTGTTGCCGAAGGCGTCGTCACAGGTGCCTCCGCCGTGGGTCTGGTGAGGCGCGGCGCGATCACCGGGCTCCGCTGGTCGCGTCCGGCCACGCGAGCGGCAACGGCCTACGGGCTGCCACTGACCATTGTCGGTGCGGGCAGCTTTCTCCTGCAGTACGGGGATCGTTATCTGATCGGACGCTTCCTTGGCCTCGACGCCGTCGCGATCTACACCGTGCCCTACGATCTGGCGACGAACCTGGCAACCATGCTGTTCTTGCCGCTGCAATTGGCAACCTTGCCGATTGCCTTTCGCCTCTGGGCCGAGGAAGGCGCAGAATCGACGGCTCGTTTCACCTCGCAACTCCTGACCTATGCGCTGGCGATGGCGGTCCCTCTCGGAACACTCTTCCTGTTGCTGAACCGAGAGTTGATCCTCGTCTTCGCCTCGGAGAAATATGGCACCTCCGCGTCCCTGACTCCGTACTTGCTGCCCGGAGTCTTGATGGATCAGTTGACGTTCGTCGCCGCGTTCGGTCTGCGCGTCTTGCGCAGCACCGTCGCGGCGGCGGGCATCACGCTGGCGGGAGCGGCCTTGAACGTCGCGCTCAACCTCGTCCTGCTCCCGCTGCTGGGTCTGACCGGAGCGGCCGTCGCCACGACGTTGGCCTACGGCGCCATTCTCGTCGCCAGCTATGCGTATGCCCGTCAGGCACTGGTACTGCACGTGCATTACAGACTGATCTTGAAATCGATGCTGGCAACCGCAGTTATGGCGGTCCTCGTCACTCTGGCTGCCCGCTTGTGCTCCAGTGTGTTCATCGATCTGCTTATTCGCGGCACGCTCGGTGTGGCGGTGGTCGTCCTCGCCATGCTCGCGCTCGACCGCGACTTGCGGACGCAAGCGCTTGACCGTTTGCGCCCGCTCATCCTCGGTCGGCAGAGGGACCGTGCAAGTGCGGAGGTCTGA
- a CDS encoding glycosyltransferase, whose translation MRALVLSSVYPSSTRPTFGTFVHERIRHVAALCEVVVVSPIPWFPANARWRGEEVARTPRVEQRDGLTVYHPRFLSVPAVAKAADALLYALCIRSLLQSIRPKFRFDLIDAHFAYPDGVAGALLSASFGCPLLITVRGDEARLRRYPLRRLQMRWALRRARIITVSASLSEVAAEIAGIGRLPVRVIPNGIDTRTFHPRDRTAARMHLGLPQDRRILLSVGALIERKGQHRVLEVLPDLLARHPDLLYVIVGGDGGGKPIRALVEALVQRHRLAEQVRLVPPQVHGEIAQWMSAADLFCLATSWEGWCNALMEALACGLPVVTTHVGGNAEFVEPGVDGALVPYWDGAAFVTATEAALARPWDRAAIAARAAARDWHAVARDVVDEYRRALQQVQ comes from the coding sequence ATGCGCGCGCTCGTCCTGAGCTCCGTCTATCCCAGCAGCACGCGGCCGACGTTCGGCACGTTCGTGCACGAGCGCATCCGGCACGTGGCGGCCTTGTGCGAGGTGGTAGTCGTCTCGCCCATTCCCTGGTTCCCGGCCAACGCGCGCTGGCGGGGCGAGGAGGTGGCACGAACGCCGCGGGTCGAACAACGCGACGGGCTGACGGTGTACCACCCGCGCTTCCTGTCGGTCCCTGCCGTAGCGAAAGCCGCCGATGCACTGCTGTACGCGCTCTGCATCAGATCGTTGTTGCAGAGCATCCGACCAAAGTTCCGTTTCGATCTCATCGACGCACACTTCGCGTATCCGGACGGTGTTGCCGGTGCCCTGTTAAGCGCGAGCTTCGGATGCCCGCTGTTGATTACCGTCCGCGGCGACGAGGCCCGCCTGCGCCGGTATCCGCTGCGGCGCCTGCAAATGCGGTGGGCGCTACGGCGGGCGCGAATCATTACGGTCAGCGCGTCGCTGAGCGAGGTCGCCGCGGAAATCGCCGGGATCGGCCGATTGCCGGTCCGGGTCATACCTAACGGCATCGACACCCGCACGTTCCATCCGCGCGATCGGACGGCCGCGCGTATGCACCTCGGGTTGCCTCAGGATCGCCGTATCCTTCTGTCGGTCGGTGCGTTGATCGAGCGCAAAGGCCAGCACCGCGTACTCGAGGTGCTGCCCGATCTGCTCGCCCGCCATCCAGACCTGCTGTACGTGATCGTCGGTGGTGACGGGGGTGGGAAGCCCATCCGAGCGCTGGTCGAGGCACTGGTGCAGCGGCATCGGCTCGCCGAGCAAGTTCGCCTCGTTCCGCCGCAAGTCCATGGCGAAATCGCGCAGTGGATGAGTGCCGCCGACCTCTTCTGCCTGGCGACGAGCTGGGAGGGGTGGTGCAACGCGCTGATGGAAGCACTCGCCTGCGGCCTACCCGTGGTCACCACCCATGTCGGCGGCAATGCCGAGTTCGTCGAGCCGGGCGTCGACGGCGCGCTCGTGCCGTACTGGGACGGGGCGGCTTTCGTCACCGCGACCGAGGCGGCACTGGCTCGGCCGTGGGACCGCGCCGCCATTGCCGCCCGCGCAGCCGCCCGCGACTGGCACGCGGTGGCAAGGGACGTGGTCGACGAGTACCGGCGGGCGCTGCAGCAGGTGCAATAA
- a CDS encoding glycosyltransferase, exosortase A system-associated, with amino-acid sequence MTRVLHVLDHSLPVLSGYSSRSHHILRAQRELGLDPVAVTTPKHGPGPAEETIDGITYYRTPVGTAATRHSLPGMAELGLMRRLAARVAEVARRHRAEVLHAHSPVLTAWPALWVGRRMRLPVVYEVRAFWEDAGVDHGTHTEGSLRYRTIRAVETAAMRRADAVGAICTGLRDEIRGRGLPAERLYLIPNGVDTDLFHPLPKDPDLLQRWDLAGKTVVGFIGSFYRYEGLDDLLTAWAAVARDIPAGRLLLIGGGEVADALRAQAEALGVHQRTVFAGPIPHHEVPRCYSVYDVLAYPRKAMRLTELVTPLKPLEAMASGRTVIASDVGGMRELIRDGVTGLLVPPDDPHALATALRRVMQDPALRERMGADARERICRERQWKTIVLVHVDTYARLLHR; translated from the coding sequence ATGACCCGCGTCCTCCACGTCCTCGACCACTCACTGCCGGTGCTAAGCGGCTACAGCAGCCGTAGCCACCACATCCTGCGGGCGCAGCGTGAGCTCGGCCTCGACCCGGTGGCGGTGACGACGCCCAAGCATGGGCCGGGACCGGCGGAAGAGACAATCGACGGCATCACGTATTATCGCACGCCAGTCGGGACCGCGGCGACGAGGCACAGCCTGCCCGGCATGGCCGAGCTGGGACTCATGCGGCGCCTCGCCGCCCGGGTCGCCGAGGTCGCCCGGCGCCACCGTGCCGAGGTCCTGCACGCGCATTCCCCGGTTCTCACCGCCTGGCCGGCGTTATGGGTCGGGCGCCGCATGCGCCTGCCGGTGGTGTACGAGGTCCGGGCCTTCTGGGAGGACGCGGGCGTCGACCACGGCACGCACACCGAGGGATCGCTGCGGTACCGCACCATCCGGGCCGTCGAGACGGCGGCGATGCGCCGGGCCGACGCCGTCGGGGCTATATGCACCGGCTTGCGCGACGAAATTCGGGGCCGCGGCCTCCCTGCCGAGCGCCTGTATCTCATTCCGAACGGCGTCGACACGGACCTGTTCCACCCGCTGCCGAAGGATCCCGATCTGCTCCAGCGCTGGGACCTCGCCGGCAAGACCGTGGTGGGTTTCATCGGATCATTCTACCGCTACGAGGGTCTTGACGACCTCCTCACCGCCTGGGCGGCGGTGGCTCGCGACATCCCCGCCGGGCGTCTTCTGTTGATCGGCGGCGGCGAAGTCGCGGACGCCCTGCGGGCGCAGGCCGAGGCACTGGGCGTCCACCAGCGAACGGTCTTTGCCGGACCGATCCCGCATCACGAGGTGCCAAGGTGCTACTCCGTCTACGATGTACTCGCCTACCCACGCAAAGCGATGCGGCTGACGGAGTTGGTAACACCGCTCAAGCCCCTCGAAGCGATGGCCTCCGGCCGGACCGTCATCGCCAGCGACGTCGGCGGGATGCGCGAGCTGATCCGCGACGGCGTCACGGGTCTGCTGGTGCCGCCCGACGATCCGCATGCGCTCGCCACCGCGCTGCGGCGCGTGATGCAGGATCCGGCATTGCGGGAGCGGATGGGCGCCGACGCCCGAGAACGCATCTGCCGCGAGCGGCAATGGAAGACGATCGTGCTGGTGCACGTCGACACGTACGCGCGGCTACTGCATCGGTGA